The Sulfolobus islandicus Y.N.15.51 sequence ATACTAGGTTTAAAAAGATGGGTGTTTAGAAGGTGAGGTAAAATGGAAAGATCTGTAAGTAAAGGCAGTTATATAACAAGTTCAATTAAGTATGCATTATTGGAAATAATAGCTGCAATACTCGTTATCATGTGGTTGGTTCCGTTGTACGCTATGATTTTAGGGGGATTAAAATCCAATTTAGAAGCAGCTAGTACTCCGATACTCCTTCCTCCATCTAAGCCATCACTAGACGCGTACGCTTTTGCTTGGTTTGGATATGCAACTATTCCCGGATTGGAACCAACACTGTTAAGATATCTCCTTGTAGCCATACCATCCGTATTACTATCGGTAGTAATAGGGACGATGACTGCTTATTTCTTCTTTGTACTTAGTGAGAAACATGGAATAATAAGCAATGGCTTATTTTCCATAATGGCCTTAGCAACCTTCCTTCCTATAGAAACAGTTACGTTTCCATTGATTGAGTTAGAGACTTCTCTAAACGTTTACAATACTTATATAGGGTTGATATTTGCTATGCTAATATTCTATGTACCGACTTCTGCGTTACTAATGTCAATATTTCTTCCCGTAGTTCCTAAGTACTTAATAGAATCAGCTAGAATGGATGGAGCTGGAGACTGGACTATAC is a genomic window containing:
- the glcU gene encoding glucose ABC transporter permease GlcU, which produces MERSVSKGSYITSSIKYALLEIIAAILVIMWLVPLYAMILGGLKSNLEAASTPILLPPSKPSLDAYAFAWFGYATIPGLEPTLLRYLLVAIPSVLLSVVIGTMTAYFFFVLSEKHGIISNGLFSIMALATFLPIETVTFPLIELETSLNVYNTYIGLIFAMLIFYVPTSALLMSIFLPVVPKYLIESARMDGAGDWTILWRVVFPLIFPGFLSTLIFVFLQIWNEFFIPLILTNTPNMLMLPVAARFYTAAYALIYNRSFAAGVISSLIPLIIFIFLGRYFIRGLAALGGGAKGV